A single genomic interval of Chloroflexota bacterium harbors:
- a CDS encoding bifunctional enoyl-CoA hydratase/phosphate acetyltransferase, with product MAIRTFAELLEEAKRVGPKSVVVAAAHDPEVLQAAQDAEQMGIATFILVGDRETLRQTARQNNIDITRMMIVDEPDARLAARKAMELLGLGHADVGMKGKIETGDFLRAALDREMGLRVGRLFTHVAVFEIPGFERLVFVTDSGVVVAPTMEQKVEIVQNAIDVAQKLGVETPKVAILAATEMVNPKIPTTLDAANLSKMADRGQIRGAIVDGPLALDNAISAESAAIKGIRSEVAGTADILVTPDVEAGNMLAKAITYFAKGKMAGVVVGAKAPLVVASRSDPHETKLVSIALGVIMAA from the coding sequence ATGGCGATAAGAACGTTTGCTGAACTCCTCGAGGAGGCCAAGCGGGTGGGGCCGAAATCAGTAGTTGTGGCTGCTGCCCACGACCCTGAGGTTCTACAGGCCGCACAGGACGCCGAACAGATGGGTATTGCCACCTTCATATTGGTGGGAGACCGGGAGACGCTGCGACAAACAGCCCGGCAGAACAACATCGACATCACCCGCATGATGATAGTAGATGAACCAGACGCAAGGTTGGCAGCCCGCAAGGCCATGGAATTGCTGGGCTTGGGCCACGCAGATGTGGGCATGAAGGGCAAGATCGAGACCGGCGATTTCCTGCGCGCTGCCTTGGACCGCGAAATGGGCCTCCGCGTGGGGAGACTATTCACCCACGTCGCCGTGTTTGAAATCCCCGGTTTTGAACGACTAGTATTTGTCACTGACTCTGGCGTGGTCGTCGCACCGACGATGGAGCAGAAAGTCGAAATCGTGCAGAATGCAATTGACGTCGCGCAGAAACTAGGCGTGGAGACACCCAAGGTAGCCATACTCGCAGCGACAGAGATGGTGAACCCCAAAATTCCCACCACTCTGGATGCAGCAAACTTATCCAAGATGGCCGACCGAGGACAAATCCGCGGTGCTATTGTGGATGGGCCGTTGGCGTTAGATAATGCCATTTCTGCCGAGTCCGCTGCTATTAAGGGAATCCGAAGCGAAGTGGCAGGTACCGCCGATATTTTGGTGACGCCAGACGTAGAGGCAGGAAATATGCTGGCAAAGGCCATCACCTACTTCGCCAAAGGCAAGATGGCAGGCGTCGTAGTGGGAGCGAAGGCCCCGCTTGTGGTGGCCTCACGCTCGGATCCGCATGAGACAAAACTGGTCTCCATCGCCCTGGGTGTGATCATGGCGGCCTGA
- a CDS encoding histidine phosphatase family protein: MEVLLIRHAESVGNAENRIQGWSDSPLSERGRRQAIALARRLAKEFNINALYTSTLRRAWETAEIIHATLGVPLHADDRLKEYDCGIVTGLTDEEVTVLYPELHRRWQEDPWKAPIPGAEDITEFATRVWAAMTDITARHNDSEVPAVIAHGGTIGIYLAQLIGLNPDLRQPWWFDNASLSIVRLGGIRPRIIRLNDICHLVES; this comes from the coding sequence GTGGAAGTTTTGCTCATTCGCCATGCGGAATCAGTGGGGAACGCCGAAAACCGCATCCAAGGCTGGAGTGACAGCCCTCTGAGTGAGCGGGGACGGCGGCAGGCCATAGCATTGGCTCGGCGGTTGGCTAAAGAGTTCAACATCAACGCCCTATATACCAGCACACTGCGTCGTGCCTGGGAAACAGCCGAAATCATTCATGCCACATTAGGCGTGCCCCTACACGCGGACGACCGACTCAAAGAGTATGATTGTGGCATCGTCACCGGGCTGACGGATGAAGAAGTCACCGTTCTATACCCTGAATTACACCGCCGCTGGCAAGAGGATCCATGGAAAGCGCCAATCCCCGGAGCCGAGGACATCACGGAGTTCGCAACGCGCGTCTGGGCAGCAATGACGGACATCACCGCTCGGCACAACGATAGCGAAGTGCCCGCCGTCATTGCCCACGGAGGAACTATTGGCATCTACCTAGCACAACTCATTGGGCTAAACCCAGACCTGCGCCAACCCTGGTGGTTTGACAATGCCTCGCTGAGCATTGTGCGTTTAGGAGGAATCCGCCCCAGAATTATCCGACTCAATGACATTTGCCATCTGGTGGAATCCTGA
- the meaB gene encoding methylmalonyl Co-A mutase-associated GTPase MeaB → MPVNTDLVNHALTGERRALSRLISIVEDGGPDARFVIAAIHPHTGHAHIVGVTGAPGTGKSTLVTELAKAYRRRGLTVGIVAVDPTSPFSGGALLGDRIRMRDLSGDAGIFIRSMATRGSLGGLAATTAEVVKVLDAAGFGLVIVETVGAGQSEVEIASTAHTTLVLEVPGLGDDVQAIKAGILEIADIFVVNKADYPGADNVVHALNMMLDLTNTTPAASAHHGWDAMAHGAATNAKPTAWRPPIVKTIAVQGEGIEELVEVIERHRAYLHDSGEFMRRERQRIAAEFNHALRANLIESFLQRVPERALSEMLDRIIARQVDEYTAVEELLAQYGIR, encoded by the coding sequence ATGCCAGTGAATACCGATCTCGTCAACCATGCACTGACTGGGGAGCGACGCGCGCTGTCACGGCTTATCTCGATCGTCGAGGACGGCGGACCAGATGCCCGCTTCGTTATCGCTGCCATCCACCCCCACACTGGCCATGCCCACATCGTAGGTGTCACAGGTGCGCCCGGCACTGGCAAAAGCACCCTGGTCACCGAACTGGCAAAGGCATACCGGCGCCGTGGCCTCACGGTTGGGATTGTCGCAGTAGATCCTACTAGTCCGTTTAGTGGAGGGGCACTTTTAGGCGACCGTATCCGGATGCGTGATCTGAGTGGCGATGCTGGCATTTTCATCCGCAGTATGGCCACACGAGGGAGCCTGGGTGGACTGGCTGCGACCACCGCCGAGGTGGTGAAAGTATTGGATGCTGCCGGATTTGGCTTAGTGATCGTGGAAACGGTGGGTGCAGGGCAAAGCGAGGTCGAAATCGCTTCCACCGCCCACACTACATTGGTGCTAGAAGTGCCAGGTTTAGGCGACGACGTACAGGCTATCAAGGCTGGCATCTTGGAGATCGCCGACATTTTCGTGGTTAACAAAGCCGATTATCCCGGCGCAGATAACGTGGTACACGCCCTGAATATGATGCTGGACCTGACAAATACAACACCAGCGGCCAGTGCTCATCACGGCTGGGACGCGATGGCGCATGGGGCAGCAACGAACGCGAAACCCACTGCCTGGAGACCGCCCATTGTGAAAACCATTGCGGTGCAAGGCGAGGGCATCGAAGAACTGGTGGAGGTCATCGAACGTCACCGCGCTTATTTGCATGATAGCGGCGAGTTCATGCGGCGTGAACGGCAGCGCATAGCCGCTGAGTTCAACCACGCTCTTCGCGCTAATTTGATCGAGAGTTTCCTCCAACGCGTGCCAGAGAGAGCGCTGAGCGAGATGTTGGATCGAATTATCGCTCGCCAAGTGGACGAGTACACTGCGGTTGAGGAATTATTGGCTCAGTATGGCATAAGGTAA
- a CDS encoding cobalamin B12-binding domain-containing protein, producing MSEKKIRVLIAKPGLDGHDRGAKVVARALRDAGMEVIYTGLRQTPEMIVEAALQEDVDAIGLSILSGAHMALFPRIMKLLRENGLDDVLVFAGGIIPDEDVPALKEMGIVGVFGPGTSTTEIVEFMRQKISERRATGH from the coding sequence ATGTCCGAGAAGAAGATCCGCGTGCTTATCGCCAAGCCCGGCTTGGATGGACATGATCGTGGAGCCAAAGTGGTCGCCCGTGCTCTGCGTGACGCTGGCATGGAGGTCATATATACCGGTTTGCGTCAGACGCCGGAGATGATCGTCGAAGCAGCCCTTCAGGAAGATGTAGATGCGATTGGCTTAAGTATTCTGTCCGGGGCCCACATGGCTCTCTTCCCCCGCATCATGAAACTGCTCCGAGAAAACGGTTTGGATGACGTGCTCGTCTTCGCTGGCGGCATCATACCGGACGAGGACGTACCAGCCCTAAAAGAAATGGGCATCGTCGGTGTCTTCGGTCCTGGCACCTCTACGACCGAGATAGTAGAGTTCATGCGCCAGAAGATAAGCGAACGCCGCGCGACAGGCCACTGA
- the secA gene encoding preprotein translocase subunit SecA has product MLKNILSRVIGDPNQREIERLQPIVERINGLEEEYSRLSDAELRALTDQFRAQIRSATAEDLARIEQLQRELDIAASRDERERLQDQVGLLRKRIRQSEEEVLNEILPHAFAAVREASKRTIGLRHFDVQLIGGIVLHQGKIAEMKTGEGKTLVATLPLYLNALLGHGAHLVTVNEYLARRDCQWMGPIYDFLGLSVGLLQPGEKAAFLFDREWRGGSEDTRCLRPVSRAEAYRADITYGTNHEFGFDYLRDNMAWRLEDRVQRELHYAIVDEVDNILIDEARTPLIISAPSDEPAELYSRLAKLVKRLNPGDYEIDEKTRTVILTDQGYDHVEQLLGRPLQDPNLPEMWNPEEARLMHHLEQALKAQYLFQVQRDYIVRGGQVILVDEFTGRLMPGRRYSDGLHQAIEAKENVKVRQESVTYATITLQNYFRLYAKLAVMTGTAATEAEEFNRIYKLEVVVIPTNEPMIRQDYLDVIYKTEEAKFNAVVEEIAEMRSQGRPVLVGTLSIEKSERLSAMLKQRGIDHQVLNAKYHAREAAIIAQAGRRGAVTIATNMAGRGVDIKLGGGLPEEDAALINRFLVQWGHDPVEIYTMGLEARASLFCEELYKPEHWAECVGPIYVQKLGRLIEQPANFEERRLALEAVATAEAMRLLRIIEHVENRREVLRAGGLHVIGTERHEARRIDNQLRGRAGRQGEPGSSRFFISLEDDLMRRAGGDRVTSLMDRLGGYPDDMPLEYSLLNKVIEDTQTRIEGYNFDIRKHLVEYDDVLNAQREVIYEQRRRILSRHDLRADVMRLLEEEIDRLLDAYWGSGREWQLLYSLDTILPPLNIGEKGLFPSFTIQAFLNYLNNGHAADLKSTLVDVSRSVMERYSEYIVEDLVRPAIERTIQAYQERLRYYQDVAETHAIGLLDEAMERGQAITPARLLREVGAATGLPLEISADLRGIEGEDLHAYLPAAVEAALKEQARQSMLSAVKRRSGLQFDFQLSRERDVPLEELGEVLITGIHEVLKQNAVRTTEQVANELKAVQWDGGTHGELMQALFNICYNVTSEFDTRTHKRVYRLVPRIPLYHAAPEILENVGREELRQSILNHFEAALDAREAEWGTLELRRIGHLTPDQLDADLRFDMEHFPGIEFTPELARTPITDLPSEMQGAIAGFLGRRIMTRLQQQIMLGVIGRLWVDYLNELEALREGIGLQAIAQRDPLAEYKRRAYDLFQALLTNVRVGVLNNLFRAWPAGLEDVARPTKPTTRTARAPAEKTAEAARAEITNGLPETKRVGRNDPCPCGSGKKYKNCCLRRERKKSGKRK; this is encoded by the coding sequence ATGCTCAAGAATATTCTGAGCCGTGTCATCGGTGATCCCAACCAGCGCGAGATCGAACGACTCCAACCTATTGTAGAACGGATTAATGGGCTGGAGGAGGAATACAGTCGCTTGTCAGACGCGGAACTGCGCGCCCTTACCGATCAATTCCGGGCCCAGATCCGCTCCGCGACTGCTGAGGATCTCGCCAGAATCGAACAATTGCAGCGTGAACTTGATATCGCTGCCAGCCGCGACGAACGTGAACGTCTGCAGGATCAAGTAGGCCTACTACGTAAACGTATTCGCCAGAGCGAAGAAGAAGTTCTGAACGAGATCCTACCCCACGCCTTTGCTGCCGTACGCGAGGCCTCAAAACGCACGATCGGCTTGCGCCACTTCGATGTGCAACTCATTGGCGGAATCGTGCTGCACCAAGGGAAGATAGCCGAGATGAAAACCGGCGAGGGCAAGACTCTGGTTGCAACCCTTCCCCTCTACCTCAACGCACTCCTGGGACATGGTGCACATCTGGTCACCGTGAATGAGTATCTGGCACGCCGCGATTGTCAATGGATGGGTCCCATCTACGATTTCCTGGGACTCAGCGTGGGTCTCCTGCAGCCGGGTGAGAAAGCTGCCTTTCTCTTCGATCGGGAGTGGAGGGGGGGCAGTGAAGATACCCGCTGCCTCCGCCCTGTCTCTCGCGCCGAGGCTTATCGCGCTGATATTACCTATGGCACCAATCACGAATTCGGCTTCGACTACCTGCGGGACAATATGGCTTGGCGGCTGGAAGACCGCGTCCAGCGCGAATTACATTACGCCATTGTGGATGAGGTAGACAACATCCTGATAGATGAGGCACGAACACCGCTTATTATTTCGGCCCCTTCTGACGAACCCGCCGAACTGTATAGCCGCTTGGCCAAACTCGTCAAACGGCTTAATCCCGGTGACTACGAGATAGACGAGAAAACGCGCACCGTCATCCTCACCGATCAGGGTTATGATCACGTCGAACAACTGCTGGGTCGGCCCCTGCAGGACCCCAACCTGCCAGAGATGTGGAACCCAGAAGAAGCGCGCCTGATGCACCACTTAGAACAAGCGCTCAAGGCCCAATACCTTTTTCAGGTGCAACGCGATTACATTGTGCGAGGCGGGCAGGTCATCCTGGTAGATGAATTCACTGGCCGACTGATGCCCGGTCGGCGCTACTCTGATGGATTACATCAAGCCATCGAGGCCAAAGAGAATGTCAAGGTACGCCAGGAGAGCGTCACATATGCTACCATTACTCTGCAAAACTATTTCCGTCTATATGCCAAACTGGCGGTCATGACTGGCACTGCTGCCACCGAAGCGGAGGAATTCAACCGCATTTACAAGCTCGAAGTAGTGGTCATCCCCACTAACGAGCCAATGATCCGCCAGGATTATCTGGATGTCATTTACAAGACAGAAGAGGCCAAGTTCAATGCCGTGGTGGAAGAGATCGCGGAGATGCGGTCACAGGGGCGCCCCGTCCTAGTGGGCACCTTGTCCATCGAGAAATCCGAGCGGTTGTCTGCTATGCTCAAGCAGCGTGGGATAGACCATCAAGTGCTCAACGCCAAGTACCACGCTCGGGAGGCTGCTATCATCGCCCAAGCGGGTCGCCGCGGTGCGGTAACCATCGCCACCAATATGGCTGGTCGAGGTGTGGACATTAAACTAGGCGGCGGGTTACCGGAGGAGGATGCCGCACTGATCAACCGGTTCCTAGTTCAATGGGGTCACGATCCGGTAGAGATCTATACCATGGGATTGGAAGCGCGGGCTTCGCTTTTCTGCGAAGAACTCTACAAACCCGAACATTGGGCTGAGTGCGTTGGGCCCATCTACGTACAGAAGTTGGGACGTCTCATCGAGCAACCCGCCAATTTTGAGGAGCGTCGGCTGGCGCTGGAGGCGGTAGCCACCGCAGAGGCAATGCGGCTACTGCGCATCATCGAGCATGTGGAAAACCGACGTGAGGTGCTCCGGGCGGGAGGTTTACACGTCATTGGCACCGAACGCCACGAGGCGCGTCGCATTGACAACCAGTTGCGTGGTCGTGCTGGGCGACAAGGAGAGCCAGGATCATCCCGTTTTTTCATTTCGTTAGAGGACGACTTGATGCGTCGGGCTGGTGGTGACCGCGTCACCAGCCTTATGGACCGGTTGGGCGGCTACCCTGATGATATGCCCCTGGAATACAGCCTGCTCAACAAGGTCATTGAGGACACCCAAACCCGTATCGAAGGCTACAACTTCGACATCCGCAAACACCTCGTGGAATACGATGATGTACTGAACGCTCAGCGAGAGGTAATCTATGAGCAACGCCGCCGCATTTTATCACGCCATGACCTGCGCGCTGATGTGATGCGTCTACTTGAGGAGGAGATTGATCGCTTGCTCGACGCTTACTGGGGGTCTGGCCGGGAATGGCAACTTCTCTATAGCCTGGACACTATTCTGCCGCCCCTCAACATCGGCGAAAAGGGTCTCTTTCCTTCCTTCACAATACAGGCTTTCCTCAACTACCTCAATAATGGGCATGCGGCAGATCTCAAATCCACTCTTGTGGATGTATCGCGATCCGTGATGGAGCGGTATAGCGAGTACATAGTGGAAGACCTAGTGCGCCCAGCGATCGAACGTACTATCCAGGCGTACCAAGAGCGTTTGCGGTATTACCAGGACGTGGCCGAGACCCATGCCATCGGACTACTGGATGAGGCAATGGAACGTGGACAGGCCATCACTCCAGCGCGCTTGCTACGCGAGGTAGGAGCAGCTACGGGCCTCCCTCTCGAAATTTCCGCAGACTTGCGCGGCATAGAGGGTGAGGATCTTCACGCTTATCTGCCTGCCGCCGTGGAGGCAGCGTTGAAAGAGCAGGCTCGCCAGAGCATGTTATCTGCTGTCAAGCGACGCAGTGGTCTGCAATTCGACTTCCAATTATCTCGAGAGCGCGACGTGCCGTTGGAAGAACTTGGTGAAGTGCTCATCACAGGCATCCACGAGGTCTTAAAACAAAATGCAGTGCGGACCACAGAACAAGTTGCCAATGAGTTGAAGGCGGTCCAATGGGACGGTGGCACGCACGGAGAGTTGATGCAAGCGCTCTTCAATATCTGCTACAACGTGACTTCCGAATTTGATACCCGCACCCACAAGAGAGTCTACCGTTTGGTGCCGCGCATCCCCCTTTACCACGCCGCGCCAGAGATATTGGAGAATGTTGGTCGCGAGGAGCTGCGCCAAAGCATCTTGAATCACTTCGAGGCTGCACTGGATGCCCGCGAAGCCGAGTGGGGTACCTTGGAATTACGACGAATTGGTCACCTCACCCCAGATCAATTAGACGCGGACCTGCGCTTCGACATGGAACACTTCCCCGGCATAGAATTCACGCCCGAATTGGCTCGCACACCCATCACCGATCTACCTAGCGAGATGCAGGGCGCGATAGCCGGCTTTCTGGGTCGCCGAATCATGACTCGGTTACAGCAGCAGATAATGCTTGGCGTCATAGGGCGGCTTTGGGTAGACTATCTGAACGAATTGGAGGCGCTGCGCGAGGGCATTGGCTTACAGGCCATCGCCCAGCGTGACCCGCTAGCCGAGTACAAGCGCCGCGCCTATGATCTGTTCCAAGCACTGCTGACAAACGTCCGCGTGGGTGTGCTTAACAATCTGTTCCGCGCCTGGCCTGCTGGGTTGGAGGACGTCGCGCGGCCTACCAAGCCCACCACACGAACTGCACGGGCCCCTGCAGAGAAAACAGCGGAAGCGGCAAGGGCCGAAATCACGAATGGTCTACCTGAGACCAAACGCGTGGGTCGCAATGATCCGTGTCCTTGCGGCAGCGGTAAGAAGTATAAGAATTGCTGTCTGCGCCGCGAACGAAAGAAAAGTGGAAAGAGGAAATAG
- a CDS encoding FAD-dependent oxidoreductase gives MAEEIVFKTEAEMPPMPVSLGSTLVSKTGSWRYIRPIYRDKTPPCNAACPAGEDIVHYLQHIRDGDDETAWRVLTQENPFPGVCGRVCPHPCETDCNRAQLGGAIAIHLQERFLADRAKEKRWTLRIPNAPATGKKVAIIGSGPAGLSCAYQLRRMGHKVTVFEAESEPGGMMRLGIPEYRLPREVLDREIAAIEKLGVEIKTNMRLGTNLTLDDLARYDAVFIATGLPETRKLGIKGEDAKGVIPGLEFLKRVNAGKRVRLGQRVAVIGGGNTAIDAARTARRKGAGVTVLYRRSRAEMPAIAEEVQEAIDEGVVFEFLTAPISILTQGNKVVGLECIRMRLGKPDESGRRRPEPIRGSEYTVEVDTVIPALGQEADLSFLQGTNVRTEGGFIIVDRANRTGVKHIFAGGDVVTNKGTVTHAVGSGKRAALAIDRVLRGLSLEDFPAESEILHAVPPKADPRVVQFGDLNLDYFTEQPRPSQPQREAAKRVRDNGEVNLGFDIATARAEAERCFSCGTCNHCDTCYIFCPDVAVLRVDHEGYEFNYDYCKGCGICATECPRDVIDTEEEVKWKR, from the coding sequence ATGGCCGAAGAAATCGTCTTCAAAACCGAGGCGGAAATGCCGCCTATGCCCGTGTCGCTGGGTTCGACGCTGGTCAGTAAGACCGGCAGTTGGCGCTACATCCGCCCCATTTACCGCGATAAGACCCCACCCTGTAACGCCGCTTGTCCCGCTGGGGAAGATATCGTTCATTATTTGCAGCATATTAGGGACGGGGACGATGAGACCGCCTGGCGTGTGCTGACCCAGGAGAATCCCTTTCCTGGAGTTTGTGGACGTGTGTGCCCTCATCCTTGTGAAACTGACTGTAACCGAGCCCAGTTGGGTGGAGCCATCGCTATCCATCTGCAAGAGCGCTTTCTGGCGGACCGAGCCAAGGAGAAGCGCTGGACACTGCGCATACCAAATGCCCCCGCCACTGGCAAAAAGGTGGCTATCATCGGATCGGGGCCAGCGGGGCTTTCCTGTGCCTATCAGCTGCGTCGCATGGGCCATAAGGTCACAGTTTTCGAGGCCGAGTCTGAGCCCGGGGGTATGATGCGTCTGGGCATCCCTGAGTATCGTTTGCCCAGGGAAGTGCTGGACCGCGAGATTGCAGCCATCGAGAAACTCGGTGTGGAGATCAAGACAAACATGCGGCTGGGTACCAACCTCACTCTGGACGATCTGGCGCGTTACGACGCGGTTTTCATCGCCACCGGGCTGCCAGAGACAAGGAAACTCGGCATCAAAGGAGAAGATGCCAAGGGCGTGATACCGGGGCTGGAGTTCCTCAAGAGAGTGAACGCCGGCAAGCGGGTCAGGCTTGGGCAGCGTGTGGCTGTGATCGGTGGTGGCAATACGGCCATAGATGCCGCGCGCACAGCCCGCCGAAAAGGGGCAGGGGTAACCGTGCTCTACCGTCGCTCGCGGGCCGAGATGCCAGCCATCGCCGAAGAAGTACAAGAAGCGATAGATGAAGGCGTGGTTTTCGAATTCCTCACTGCGCCGATTAGCATCTTAACTCAAGGGAACAAAGTGGTCGGGTTGGAGTGCATTCGAATGAGGTTAGGCAAACCCGATGAATCAGGACGCCGCCGTCCCGAACCGATCCGTGGCTCTGAGTACACCGTCGAGGTGGATACAGTCATACCGGCGCTAGGCCAAGAAGCGGACCTGAGTTTCTTACAAGGCACGAACGTACGCACCGAAGGGGGTTTCATCATCGTGGACCGCGCCAATCGTACGGGAGTAAAGCACATCTTTGCTGGGGGCGATGTAGTCACCAACAAGGGTACGGTTACTCATGCAGTTGGTTCGGGCAAGCGAGCAGCGCTCGCCATTGATCGGGTCCTACGAGGCCTGTCGCTCGAAGATTTCCCCGCCGAGAGCGAGATCTTGCATGCAGTCCCACCCAAAGCCGACCCTCGAGTCGTTCAGTTCGGCGACCTGAATTTGGACTATTTCACCGAACAGCCACGACCGAGCCAACCCCAGCGCGAGGCAGCCAAGCGCGTCAGAGACAACGGGGAGGTTAATCTGGGATTTGATATTGCGACCGCCCGCGCCGAGGCCGAGCGCTGTTTCAGCTGTGGTACGTGCAACCATTGCGACACGTGCTACATCTTCTGTCCAGATGTGGCTGTTCTCCGCGTGGACCACGAGGGCTACGAGTTCAACTATGATTACTGCAAGGGTTGTGGCATCTGCGCCACGGAGTGCCCACGTGACGTGATAGATACGGAGGAGGAAGTCAAATGGAAAAGGTGA
- a CDS encoding 2-oxoacid:acceptor oxidoreductase family protein: MLEIRIHGRGGQGAVTASKALASAAFREGKYVQSFPFFGVERRGAPVTAFTRINDHPIRIRCEIQTPDHVIVLDPTLLEVVDVTAGLKPGGWIVINSERAPKSFHLPGFRVATVDANRIAIKYRLGPRTAPIVNTAILGAFARVTGIVGLDALAEAVREEAPIKPEENVAAMHEASEKVLV; encoded by the coding sequence ATGCTAGAAATCCGCATCCACGGACGTGGAGGTCAGGGAGCTGTCACTGCCTCGAAGGCGCTGGCTTCCGCCGCTTTCCGCGAAGGCAAATACGTTCAATCTTTCCCCTTCTTTGGTGTGGAGCGGCGTGGGGCTCCCGTGACCGCCTTCACTCGCATCAACGACCACCCTATCCGCATCCGCTGTGAGATCCAGACTCCCGACCACGTCATCGTCCTGGATCCGACACTCCTGGAAGTCGTGGACGTCACCGCAGGCCTGAAGCCAGGTGGCTGGATCGTCATCAACAGTGAGCGTGCTCCCAAATCATTCCATTTACCGGGGTTCCGCGTGGCTACTGTGGACGCTAACCGCATTGCCATCAAATATCGCTTGGGACCACGGACCGCACCTATTGTCAACACCGCCATCTTGGGTGCATTCGCCCGCGTTACAGGCATCGTGGGCCTGGACGCGCTGGCTGAGGCCGTGCGCGAAGAGGCCCCCATCAAGCCCGAAGAAAACGTCGCTGCCATGCACGAGGCCAGCGAGAAGGTTTTGGTATGA
- a CDS encoding GNAT family N-acetyltransferase, whose amino-acid sequence MIVGKKVRLRAIERSDIPTFVRWFNDREVTRYLNRHEPMSMAEEERWFERQVEHPDGIIYAIETMDGIHIGNIGLHGINWKNRSATLGIIIGEKDYWGQGYGSDAIRTLLSVAFEEMNLNRVELVAFDFNARAIRCYEKCGFTVEGREREVLFREGKYHDQLRMSILQREFSRANPGQ is encoded by the coding sequence ATGATCGTCGGCAAGAAAGTGCGATTGCGGGCTATCGAACGGAGTGACATCCCCACTTTCGTGCGCTGGTTCAATGATCGCGAGGTCACCCGCTATTTGAACCGACATGAGCCCATGTCAATGGCGGAGGAAGAGCGCTGGTTCGAGCGTCAGGTAGAGCACCCCGACGGCATCATCTACGCGATCGAGACTATGGATGGCATCCATATCGGCAATATTGGCCTGCATGGGATCAACTGGAAGAATCGCTCGGCAACGCTGGGCATTATTATTGGCGAGAAAGACTACTGGGGCCAGGGCTACGGCTCCGACGCCATCCGTACCTTGCTCAGCGTTGCTTTCGAGGAAATGAACTTAAACCGCGTGGAATTGGTGGCTTTCGATTTTAACGCGCGGGCTATTCGTTGTTACGAGAAGTGTGGCTTTACAGTAGAAGGGCGTGAGCGTGAGGTGCTTTTTCGCGAAGGCAAGTACCACGATCAATTGCGCATGTCCATTCTGCAGCGGGAGTTTAGCAGAGCAAACCCGGGTCAATAG
- a CDS encoding ribose-phosphate pyrophosphokinase has translation MYKIYGELALLSGSANPALAQELSDHLQTPLTGVDIIDFPNENIFIRLRTSVRAKDVFIIQPTSSPVNRNIMELLIMIDTVKRASAGRITAVIPYYAYGRTDKKDQPRVPITARLIADMIQVAGADRVLTMDLHAGQIQGFFSIPVDEITAFDILVKHFIENPVKNAVVVAPDVGATKRARNFAEVLNAPLAVIEKRRIGNADRSTALNVIGDVQGKNIIIFDDEVDTASSLMEAAHILTEHGAEDIYACVTHGVLSGPAVSRIAASNIKELVITNTVPLPPEKRLAKIRVLSIASVLGDVIRAIHEGTSVGAAMLRYRDYARERSDSGAV, from the coding sequence ATGTACAAGATTTACGGAGAATTGGCGCTGCTCAGTGGATCAGCGAACCCTGCCTTGGCCCAAGAACTGAGCGATCATTTGCAGACGCCGCTCACTGGCGTGGATATCATAGATTTCCCGAATGAGAACATATTTATCAGGCTCCGTACCAGTGTTCGCGCCAAGGATGTGTTCATCATCCAACCGACCTCATCGCCAGTCAACCGCAATATTATGGAACTGCTTATCATGATTGACACCGTGAAGCGAGCTTCCGCGGGGCGTATCACCGCCGTCATCCCTTACTATGCCTATGGCCGTACCGACAAAAAGGATCAACCCCGCGTACCCATCACGGCTCGCCTCATTGCCGACATGATTCAGGTCGCCGGCGCTGATCGAGTGCTAACGATGGACCTGCACGCCGGTCAGATTCAGGGCTTTTTTAGCATCCCGGTGGACGAGATCACCGCCTTCGATATCCTGGTGAAGCACTTCATCGAAAATCCGGTTAAAAACGCCGTTGTGGTGGCCCCCGATGTAGGAGCCACCAAACGAGCACGCAATTTCGCTGAGGTACTCAATGCCCCGTTAGCGGTTATCGAGAAACGGCGTATTGGCAATGCCGACAGGTCTACAGCGCTGAACGTGATCGGCGACGTTCAGGGAAAGAACATCATTATTTTCGACGATGAAGTGGATACCGCCAGCTCGCTTATGGAAGCGGCTCATATTCTAACGGAGCATGGGGCGGAGGATATCTACGCCTGTGTTACCCACGGTGTACTCTCCGGCCCGGCAGTGTCACGTATCGCAGCCAGCAATATCAAAGAATTGGTTATCACCAATACTGTCCCACTGCCGCCGGAGAAACGGTTGGCCAAAATCCGTGTCCTCTCTATCGCCTCGGTCCTAGGCGACGTGATCCGCGCCATCCACGAGGGGACGTCGGTAGGCGCAGCCATGCTGAGATATCGAGACTACGCACGCGAGCGAAGCGACAGCGGAGCCGTATAG